The Vicinamibacteria bacterium sequence GAGATCTGCTCGAGCTGCCATCCATTCTTCACCGGCAAGCAGAAGCTGATCGACTCCGCCGGCCGGGTGGAGCGTTTCACCCGCAAGTACAGGAAGAAGGACGCGCCCGCCCCCGCGTAAAAGGGGACTTGGGGCCGAGAGCGGCGGACTCCGCCGCGGAGCGACCCTGGGGAGACGGAGGTTCTTAAACCGTCCTCCCCGGCAGGGCTAACATGGACGCGATCACGTTTCAGAAGCTGAAGGACATAGAGGCTCGTTTCGGGACCGTCGAGGCCCAGATGTCCGACCCCGTCCTGGTCCGCGACCCCGGCGCCTATCAGAAGCTGGCCCGGGAATCGAAGGAGATCGCTCCCGTGGTGGAGCGGTATCGGGCCTACAAGGGGACCCTGGCCGAGCTCACCAAGGTCCAGGAGATGGCGCGGGCGGAGAACGATCCGGAGCTGAGGGAGCTGGCCCTGGAGGAGGTCCGCACCTTGGAGGCCCGGCGGGACCGCTTGGACGCCGAGATCCCGCAGCTGCTCATTCCCAAGGACCCCAACGACGAGAAGAACGTCCTCCTGGAGATCCGGGCCGGCACGGGGGGCGATGAAGCCGCCCTCTTCGCGGCCGAGGTCTTCCGCATGTACTCCCGCTTCGCGGAGCGGCAGCGCTGGAAGATCGACGTGGTCTCCGCGAACCGCACCGGCCAGGGCGGGATCAAGGAAGTCGTGGCCATGATCGAGGGCCAGCGGGTCTACTCCAAGCTACGCTTCGAGAGCGGGGCGCACCGCGTGCAGCGGGTGCCCGTGACGGAGGCCTCCGGCCGCATCCACACCTCGGCCATCACGGTCGCCGTACTCCCCGAGGCGGAGGAGGTGGACGTCCGGATCGACCCCAAGGACCTGCGCGTCGACACCTTTTGCTCCTCTGGCCCCGGGGGCCAGAGCGTGAACACCACCTACTCCGCCGTGCGGGTCACCCACCTCCCCACCGGCACCGTAGTCTCCTGCCAGGACGAGAAGAGCCAGATCAAGAACCGCGAGAAGGCCATGAAGGTTCTGCGGGCGCGGCTCTACGAGGTGGCGCTGGCGGAGCAGCAGAAGGAGATCGCGAGCGAGCGCCGCAGCCAGGTGGGTTCGGGGGACCGCAGCGAGAAGATCCGGACCTACAACTTCCAGCAGTCCCGGGTCACCGACCACCGCATCGGGCTCACCCTCCACCGCCTGCAGGAGATCCTGGACGGCGACCTGGACGAGATCGTGAATTCCCTGATCGCCCACCACCAGGCCGAGAAGCTCAAGGAGCCGGAGCCCAGCCCCACGCGCTGAGGAGCCCGTGAACGTCGCCCAGGCGCTGGAGCGAGCGGCCTCCCACTTGAAGGACGCGGGGATCGAGTCCGCCCGTCCGGATGCGGAGCTGCTGCTGCGCCATGTCCTGGGCTGGGACCGAGCAACCCTCTACGCCGAGGCGGGGGCCCTCGTTCCACCCTCTGAGGAGGGCGCGTTCTTCTCCCTCGTCCAGAAGAGGGCAGAGCGCCGGCCCCTCCAGCACCTGACGGGCCGGCAAGCCTTCTGGGGCCGGGAGTTCCTGGTGGGGCCGGACGTCCTCATCCCGCGCCCGGAGACGGAGATCCTCGTGGAAGCAGCCCTGGGCTGGCTGCGGGGGGTCGGAAATCCCCTCGTCGTCGACGTGGGGACGGGCAGCGGGTGCATCGCCCTATCCCTGGCCGCAGAACGGCCGGACGCGGAGGTCCACGCCACGGACATCTCCGGGCCCGCGCTGGCCGTGGCCCGGGAGAACGCCCGCCGCCTGGGCCTCGCCGAGCGGGTCCGCTTCCACGAGGGCGACCTTCTGCAGCCCGTCCCCCAACTCGAGGGCCGCCTCCACCTGGTGGCGAGCAACCCCCCCTACGTGGATCCCCTCGAGGCCCCCCGCCTCGCTCCCGAG is a genomic window containing:
- the prfA gene encoding peptide chain release factor 1 yields the protein MDAITFQKLKDIEARFGTVEAQMSDPVLVRDPGAYQKLARESKEIAPVVERYRAYKGTLAELTKVQEMARAENDPELRELALEEVRTLEARRDRLDAEIPQLLIPKDPNDEKNVLLEIRAGTGGDEAALFAAEVFRMYSRFAERQRWKIDVVSANRTGQGGIKEVVAMIEGQRVYSKLRFESGAHRVQRVPVTEASGRIHTSAITVAVLPEAEEVDVRIDPKDLRVDTFCSSGPGGQSVNTTYSAVRVTHLPTGTVVSCQDEKSQIKNREKAMKVLRARLYEVALAEQQKEIASERRSQVGSGDRSEKIRTYNFQQSRVTDHRIGLTLHRLQEILDGDLDEIVNSLIAHHQAEKLKEPEPSPTR
- the prmC gene encoding peptide chain release factor N(5)-glutamine methyltransferase, with protein sequence MNVAQALERAASHLKDAGIESARPDAELLLRHVLGWDRATLYAEAGALVPPSEEGAFFSLVQKRAERRPLQHLTGRQAFWGREFLVGPDVLIPRPETEILVEAALGWLRGVGNPLVVDVGTGSGCIALSLAAERPDAEVHATDISGPALAVARENARRLGLAERVRFHEGDLLQPVPQLEGRLHLVASNPPYVDPLEAPRLAPEVRDHEPAVALFPGADAYALYRRLAPASARMLRRGGSLLLEIGQGMESEVVRLLAEAGLRVARVIPDLAGIPRTIVAERA
- the rpmE gene encoding 50S ribosomal protein L31, with the translated sequence MKPGIHPEYKVTSVHCACGATWVTRSTKKEELRLEICSSCHPFFTGKQKLIDSAGRVERFTRKYRKKDAPAPA